One part of the Prochlorococcus marinus str. MIT 9313 genome encodes these proteins:
- the glyQ gene encoding glycine--tRNA ligase subunit alpha produces the protein MHFQDIITTLNSFWADQGCVLLQPYDTEKGAGTMSPHTVLRAIGPEPWAVAYPEPCRRPTDGRYGDNPNRAQHYFQYQVLIKPSPVGIQETYLASLEALGVCTAEHDIRFVEDNWESPTLGAWGVGWEVWLDGMEVTQFTYFQQCGGLDCSPVPIEITYGIERLAMYLQNVENIWDLSWNNKRSYGDIWLSLEKGQCDFNFESSDPSRLKQLFDLYEAEASDLIAKQLPAPALDFVLKCSHTFNLLEARGVISVTERTATIGRIRSLARGVAEAWLTEREAMGFPLLNNKALPLDQPLQS, from the coding sequence GTGCACTTCCAGGACATCATCACGACCCTGAATTCCTTTTGGGCTGATCAGGGCTGTGTGCTGTTGCAGCCTTATGACACGGAAAAGGGTGCCGGCACGATGAGTCCCCATACCGTTCTGCGCGCTATTGGACCAGAGCCCTGGGCTGTGGCTTATCCAGAGCCCTGTCGTCGGCCGACCGATGGTCGCTACGGCGACAACCCCAATCGCGCTCAACACTATTTTCAATATCAGGTATTGATCAAGCCCTCTCCAGTTGGTATTCAGGAGACGTATCTTGCATCGCTTGAAGCTTTAGGAGTTTGTACGGCGGAACATGACATTCGCTTTGTAGAAGACAACTGGGAATCACCCACTCTTGGAGCCTGGGGGGTTGGTTGGGAAGTGTGGCTTGATGGTATGGAGGTTACACAGTTCACTTATTTTCAGCAATGTGGTGGTCTTGATTGCAGCCCTGTGCCGATCGAGATCACTTATGGCATTGAGAGACTGGCCATGTATTTACAGAATGTTGAGAATATTTGGGATCTCAGCTGGAATAACAAACGAAGCTATGGCGATATCTGGCTTTCTCTAGAAAAGGGTCAGTGCGACTTTAATTTTGAATCATCGGATCCAAGTCGCCTTAAACAGTTGTTCGATCTTTATGAAGCGGAAGCGTCAGACCTGATCGCAAAGCAGCTTCCAGCACCCGCACTTGATTTCGTTCTTAAATGTAGCCATACTTTCAACCTCCTGGAGGCTCGTGGCGTGATTTCGGTCACGGAGCGAACAGCCACGATTGGCAGAATTCGCAGTTTGGCTCGCGGGGTGGCAGAGGCTTGGTTAACAGAAAGGGAGGCAATGGGATTCCCATTGCTTAATAACAAGGCACTTCCTTTAGACCAGCCATTGCAATCTTAA
- a CDS encoding iron uptake porin, with protein MKLFQQLLVAPAALGLMAPMAANAADLDIKGVSDYSASSEQVTSISQFQDVYPTDWAYQALSNLIERYGCVAGYPSGSYLGNRAMTRFEAAALLNACLDRITEVTDELRRLMQEFEQELAILKGRVDGLEARVGELEATQFSTTTKLNGKAHMVLGGTSYTGDETDDLTDDGDYLGTDALTFNYTLQLDLNTSFTGKDLLYTRLKTGNFADSAFGGKGYVKPAYLNVANNNQDVVKVDKLWYTFPIGDDFTAWIGAKIENYYMLGSAPSLYQPILKAFKLGGNYGVYGASTGQGLGLAWKSPVDDPMDARFGISANYVAKEGDNGDPSDGGVGNGNSKGKFLAKVDYGNPQWQVSAAYAYTQQGMTQGFGTSDGGASVYSKCRGTSSCGADSNGVAFRAFWQPDEPGLIPSFSVGYDFTDYNLPDEAADGTREQSMAWFAGMMWKDAFIEGNTLGAAVSELQWVTQQKGDDTPDDGNMAFELWYKFQVTDNISVTPAVFYLSRPFGEKTGTATKYGGKGADTFGTFGGLVQTTFKF; from the coding sequence ATGAAACTCTTCCAGCAATTGCTGGTGGCACCTGCTGCCTTGGGCCTGATGGCCCCCATGGCTGCTAATGCCGCAGACCTAGACATCAAAGGTGTGTCCGATTATTCGGCCTCCAGCGAGCAGGTCACCAGCATCTCCCAATTCCAAGATGTTTACCCAACCGACTGGGCTTATCAGGCGCTGAGCAACCTGATTGAGCGCTACGGCTGTGTAGCTGGCTATCCAAGCGGTAGCTACTTGGGCAACAGAGCAATGACCCGCTTTGAAGCGGCTGCTCTATTGAATGCCTGCCTCGATCGCATCACTGAGGTAACTGACGAACTGCGTCGCTTGATGCAGGAATTCGAGCAGGAGCTCGCCATCCTCAAGGGCCGTGTTGATGGGCTAGAAGCCCGCGTTGGTGAACTCGAGGCCACTCAGTTCTCCACCACTACCAAGCTGAACGGTAAGGCCCATATGGTTCTTGGCGGAACCAGCTATACCGGTGACGAGACCGATGACCTTACGGATGATGGGGACTATCTGGGAACTGACGCACTTACTTTCAACTACACTCTGCAGTTAGATCTGAACACCAGTTTCACGGGTAAGGATCTTCTCTATACTCGTCTGAAGACAGGTAACTTTGCAGATAGTGCATTTGGTGGCAAGGGTTATGTGAAGCCCGCCTACTTGAATGTTGCCAATAACAATCAAGATGTCGTTAAAGTCGACAAGCTTTGGTATACCTTCCCCATTGGTGACGACTTCACTGCTTGGATTGGTGCCAAGATTGAAAACTACTACATGCTTGGTAGTGCACCATCACTTTACCAGCCAATCTTGAAAGCCTTCAAGTTGGGTGGTAACTATGGTGTTTACGGTGCAAGTACAGGGCAAGGCTTAGGTTTGGCCTGGAAGTCGCCAGTCGACGATCCGATGGATGCCAGGTTTGGCATTAGTGCCAATTATGTGGCCAAAGAAGGCGACAATGGTGATCCTTCTGATGGTGGTGTAGGCAACGGTAATTCCAAAGGTAAGTTTCTCGCCAAGGTCGATTACGGCAATCCTCAGTGGCAAGTTTCTGCGGCTTATGCCTACACCCAACAAGGCATGACTCAAGGCTTTGGTACGTCAGATGGTGGTGCCAGCGTCTATAGCAAGTGCAGAGGCACAAGTTCTTGTGGTGCTGATTCCAATGGAGTCGCGTTTAGAGCTTTTTGGCAGCCAGATGAGCCAGGCTTGATTCCTTCCTTCAGTGTTGGTTACGACTTCACTGATTACAACCTGCCAGATGAGGCAGCAGATGGCACCCGCGAGCAAAGCATGGCTTGGTTCGCAGGCATGATGTGGAAGGATGCCTTCATTGAGGGCAATACCCTTGGCGCTGCAGTCTCTGAGCTTCAGTGGGTGACCCAACAGAAGGGTGATGACACTCCTGATGACGGCAACATGGCGTTCGAGCTGTGGTACAAGTTCCAGGTCACAGATAACATCTCTGTGACACCAGCTGTTTTCTATCTGAGCCGTCCGTTTGGAGAGAAAACAGGAACAGCTACAAAGTACGGTGGCAAAGGAGCTGATACTTTCGGTACCTTCGGTGGCCTCGTTCAAACGACATTTAAGTTCTGA
- a CDS encoding Fe2+-dependent dioxygenase, whose amino-acid sequence MEPLTHPLLDEATVSQLRATLLADETSWQDGRKTAGYQAAEVKNNLQLDRNSKTAKENSQLVIKQLESDPLVKSFALPRHIHGVMFSRSGIGQGYGMHVDNAYMSSGRSDLSFTLFLNEPESYEGGALCIQTLQDSKQVKLPAGQVIIYPSTSLHAVETVTAGERLVCVGWIQSYISSNEDRTILFGLNAGARALLAEHGRSPELDLIFQAYTNLLRRLGS is encoded by the coding sequence ATGGAGCCCCTGACCCATCCATTGCTTGATGAGGCAACTGTGAGCCAATTGCGTGCAACTCTCTTGGCTGACGAAACCTCATGGCAGGACGGACGTAAAACAGCGGGCTATCAAGCAGCCGAAGTCAAGAACAACCTCCAGCTGGATCGCAACTCAAAAACCGCCAAAGAAAACAGCCAGCTGGTGATTAAGCAGCTCGAATCGGATCCGCTTGTGAAGAGCTTTGCCTTGCCAAGGCACATCCACGGGGTGATGTTCAGTCGGTCCGGCATTGGCCAGGGCTATGGAATGCATGTCGACAATGCCTACATGAGCTCAGGGCGTAGCGACCTCTCCTTCACGCTGTTTCTAAACGAGCCAGAAAGTTACGAGGGGGGGGCTCTGTGCATTCAAACCTTGCAAGACAGCAAACAAGTGAAGCTGCCAGCTGGCCAGGTGATCATTTATCCCAGCACAAGCCTGCATGCCGTGGAAACAGTCACTGCTGGTGAACGGCTGGTTTGTGTTGGCTGGATCCAGAGCTACATCAGCAGCAATGAAGACCGCACTATTCTGTTTGGCCTCAATGCTGGTGCCCGCGCCCTTCTTGCCGAGCATGGCCGTTCACCAGAACTGGACTTGATCTTTCAGGCCTACACCAACCTGCTCAGGCGCCTCGGCAGCTGA
- a CDS encoding Fe(3+) ABC transporter substrate-binding protein, giving the protein MGLKARLTYSGLAAVLALGTGFSQNGVANAREVRVYSGRHYNTDRQIYKKFSEQTGIKVRLIESSGISLLERLKREGANSQADVIILVDAARISNAAKEGLLQPSRSAKLDSEVPSAYRDPRGRWYGLTRRVRVIVANPSKVNVGSIRTYADLASPSLQGKVCLRKRNNVYNQSLVADQLVLRGEAATKSWLQGMISNVSQPYFGGDVSLARAVSQGICGVGIVNHYYVARMRAGVSGSKDKALANKLTVITPDPAHVNVSAGGLARYAKNKKEAIELLEFLASPDGSQGMAGPTYEHPLNGYGTSLELKKFGTFRPDRVTISQLGANNSKAIQLMAQSGWK; this is encoded by the coding sequence ATGGGTTTGAAGGCGCGTCTTACGTATTCAGGCTTGGCGGCCGTTCTCGCCCTTGGCACTGGATTCAGCCAAAACGGTGTTGCGAATGCTCGAGAAGTACGTGTTTATTCAGGTCGGCACTACAACACTGATCGTCAAATTTATAAGAAATTTTCCGAGCAAACAGGGATCAAGGTTCGGCTGATCGAATCTTCTGGGATTTCATTGTTAGAGCGTCTTAAACGAGAGGGGGCAAACTCTCAGGCCGATGTGATCATCCTTGTTGATGCTGCACGGATTAGTAATGCAGCAAAAGAGGGTCTTTTGCAACCTTCGCGCTCAGCAAAATTGGATAGCGAAGTCCCCAGTGCCTATCGCGATCCGCGAGGTCGTTGGTATGGCCTGACCCGTCGCGTGCGGGTGATTGTTGCCAATCCATCGAAGGTGAACGTCGGCAGTATTCGCACTTATGCCGATTTGGCTAGTCCCTCACTTCAAGGGAAGGTGTGTCTACGCAAGCGCAACAACGTCTACAACCAATCGTTAGTCGCTGATCAGCTTGTGTTGCGCGGTGAGGCGGCAACCAAGAGTTGGTTACAGGGAATGATCTCTAACGTTTCCCAGCCTTACTTTGGAGGAGATGTCTCCCTGGCTCGTGCTGTGTCACAAGGCATCTGCGGCGTTGGCATCGTTAATCACTACTATGTTGCGCGGATGCGTGCTGGTGTGAGCGGATCGAAAGACAAGGCTCTTGCTAATAAGCTCACGGTAATCACACCTGATCCCGCTCACGTCAATGTCAGTGCTGGTGGGTTGGCTAGGTATGCAAAGAATAAGAAGGAGGCGATTGAGTTGCTTGAATTTCTTGCTTCACCCGATGGCAGTCAAGGCATGGCTGGCCCCACCTATGAACATCCGTTGAATGGCTATGGCACGTCGTTAGAACTCAAAAAGTTCGGCACTTTCCGCCCCGATCGGGTCACGATTAGCCAGCTCGGAGCGAATAATTCCAAGGCGATTCAGTTGATGGCTCAATCAGGTTGGAAATAG
- a CDS encoding ComEC/Rec2 family competence protein: MADSCRALLAVHRINGLSRHGRSEVQLRPCPQLLQQGWRIRVHGQLRAPALGPHPLLPGPAERLQQQGSWSQFWGDQVEVLQRPWTPIADARHALKATGRTRSGGLLAALVLGRAQVDLPLDLVKAFRVAGLFHALEASGFHLSVLLGASLGIARLLPRPLRLTFASTALISFLMLAGPQPSVVRAVLMGSTVLLINKGGGRSRPLGVLLATLVLMLLVNPAWARSIGFQLSAAATAGLVITAGPLEQALSKRLPTWLRGLAPALAVPLSAIVWTLPLQIVHFGSALGQWRSCSPVIPSLGWCCCWCWDCCFGW, encoded by the coding sequence GTGGCTGATAGTTGTCGTGCCTTGTTGGCGGTGCACCGGATTAATGGCTTGTCGCGCCATGGTCGTAGTGAAGTTCAGCTACGACCTTGCCCTCAGCTTTTGCAGCAGGGTTGGCGAATCCGTGTGCATGGTCAGTTGCGCGCTCCGGCTCTAGGGCCTCATCCGCTATTGCCTGGGCCAGCGGAGCGGCTTCAACAGCAGGGAAGTTGGAGCCAATTCTGGGGAGATCAGGTTGAGGTGTTGCAACGTCCCTGGACGCCCATCGCTGATGCTCGCCATGCGCTTAAAGCAACTGGCAGGACCCGTTCGGGAGGATTGCTGGCGGCTTTGGTGCTGGGTCGTGCCCAAGTTGATCTGCCGCTTGATTTGGTGAAGGCGTTCCGCGTTGCTGGCCTTTTCCATGCCTTGGAGGCCTCGGGTTTTCACCTTTCTGTGCTGTTGGGAGCGTCGCTGGGGATTGCTCGGTTGCTGCCAAGGCCCCTCCGTTTGACGTTTGCTTCAACGGCACTGATCAGCTTTTTGATGCTGGCCGGACCACAACCGTCGGTTGTGAGAGCTGTGTTGATGGGTAGCACGGTGTTGTTGATCAACAAAGGCGGAGGCCGCAGTCGTCCTCTAGGTGTGTTGCTAGCGACGTTGGTGCTGATGCTGTTGGTGAATCCCGCCTGGGCGCGATCGATTGGTTTTCAATTGAGTGCGGCAGCTACTGCAGGATTGGTCATCACAGCAGGGCCTCTAGAGCAGGCTCTATCCAAGCGTCTACCTACATGGCTTCGAGGGTTGGCACCAGCGCTGGCTGTTCCTTTGTCCGCAATCGTCTGGACGCTGCCACTACAGATTGTTCATTTTGGATCTGCACTTGGCCAATGGCGCAGTTGTTCACCGGTCATCCCCAGCCTTGGTTGGTGCTGTTGTTGGTGTTGGGATTGCTGCTTTGGTTGGTAA
- a CDS encoding tyrosine-type recombinase/integrase — protein sequence MGLTEREVRSLSVKSKRYSRSVGDSLYVLVEPVKGSGGKSFVGKMRSNGKQIDVRIGVFGKGPGQWTLKAARDEWFRLRSWYRETGRDPRELQKDEKRQLAKQSSDQTLNELVDSYLIACKTKYKQSETTIKDKKNKLSNEIIPALGGSTPVSRLGWDEKSKGRTGREAVFEITDSIEKRGSLNQARKVLGVMRHLFDYAIERGWMERGQNPAVQARSVGAGHEVQHNPCLSWDELPQLLDDLNRNKGNGSQVVLAAIKLDLMTFLRVGSLVPMRWDEVDYAANLWTVPGSRMKSGKNHWVPLTDPIKDLLAHLRKINGDQDYVFWSPRGRSKPHIDESALNQHLKVRLGYGGRQTAHGLRSLPLTAGQEVLKFSAEVIQRQMDHAVGDKVRQAYDKSQLLDERWKFMRAWCDALLDQGLEV from the coding sequence ATGGGTCTGACAGAAAGGGAAGTCAGGTCACTATCAGTCAAGTCAAAGAGGTACAGCAGGTCCGTGGGAGACTCCCTATATGTATTAGTAGAACCTGTAAAAGGTAGTGGTGGCAAGAGTTTTGTAGGGAAAATGCGTTCTAATGGCAAGCAAATTGATGTTCGTATCGGCGTTTTTGGCAAAGGTCCAGGGCAGTGGACTCTCAAAGCAGCAAGAGATGAATGGTTTCGTTTGCGGAGTTGGTATAGAGAGACAGGCAGAGATCCAAGAGAATTGCAAAAGGATGAGAAAAGGCAATTAGCAAAACAATCCTCTGATCAAACACTTAATGAGTTGGTTGATTCTTATTTGATTGCATGTAAGACGAAATACAAACAATCAGAGACCACCATTAAGGACAAGAAAAATAAGTTGTCCAATGAAATTATCCCTGCATTAGGTGGAAGTACTCCTGTTAGTCGTTTGGGATGGGATGAGAAATCAAAAGGTAGGACTGGCAGAGAAGCGGTCTTTGAGATCACTGACTCCATAGAGAAGAGGGGGTCTCTAAATCAGGCAAGGAAGGTGCTTGGTGTGATGAGGCACCTCTTTGACTACGCCATAGAACGGGGATGGATGGAGAGAGGTCAAAACCCTGCAGTGCAAGCAAGGAGTGTTGGTGCAGGGCATGAGGTCCAACACAACCCTTGTTTGTCGTGGGATGAGTTGCCGCAGTTATTGGATGACCTAAACCGCAATAAGGGGAATGGGTCACAGGTGGTTCTTGCTGCGATCAAGTTGGATTTAATGACTTTCTTGCGTGTTGGGTCATTGGTTCCAATGCGTTGGGATGAAGTGGATTACGCAGCAAACCTATGGACTGTGCCTGGATCCAGGATGAAGAGTGGCAAGAATCATTGGGTTCCTCTGACTGATCCAATTAAGGATCTGCTGGCACATCTGAGGAAAATCAATGGTGACCAGGATTATGTGTTCTGGAGTCCAAGGGGTAGAAGCAAACCCCATATCGATGAGTCAGCACTGAACCAACACCTCAAAGTGCGCCTTGGTTATGGAGGAAGGCAAACCGCTCATGGACTTCGTTCTTTGCCACTAACAGCAGGGCAGGAAGTCCTCAAGTTCTCTGCTGAGGTCATTCAACGGCAGATGGACCATGCAGTTGGGGACAAGGTTCGTCAGGCATACGACAAGTCCCAACTTCTTGATGAGAGGTGGAAGTTCATGCGTGCCTGGTGTGATGCTCTCCTGGATCAAGGACTTGAGGTTTGA
- a CDS encoding recombinase family protein has translation MGKFQKRKFERPSFMDKPNYKSIGYARVSTSGQTTEGQVVDLKKEGCCVVFQETISTTVKEKERPQLMAALSALDEGDELVVSKMDRLGRTQVEVVNRIHDLQQQGIHIRTLDGLINTRGLGKFAPVLIGLLSGLAEVERSLTRERTIESIQHRKDTGGNLGGRPKTSRIKEGLVLRLRKEGCSYRSIREQTGLALSTIRRIIVEQEVVTA, from the coding sequence ATGGGCAAATTCCAAAAGCGCAAGTTCGAGAGACCATCATTCATGGATAAACCCAACTACAAATCGATTGGTTATGCCCGCGTCAGTACCTCAGGGCAGACCACTGAAGGTCAGGTTGTTGATCTGAAAAAAGAAGGGTGCTGTGTTGTTTTCCAGGAAACGATCAGCACAACAGTCAAAGAGAAAGAACGACCTCAACTGATGGCAGCACTCAGTGCTCTTGATGAAGGTGATGAGTTGGTGGTCTCGAAGATGGATCGATTAGGTAGGACCCAGGTCGAGGTGGTTAATCGCATCCATGACCTGCAGCAGCAAGGCATCCATATCAGGACCTTGGATGGACTGATCAATACAAGAGGACTTGGGAAATTCGCTCCTGTGCTCATTGGTCTGCTCTCTGGTCTTGCAGAAGTAGAGCGCTCACTGACCAGAGAGAGAACGATTGAAAGCATCCAACACCGCAAAGACACTGGCGGGAACTTGGGAGGTAGACCCAAGACCAGTCGCATCAAAGAAGGTCTTGTCCTACGCCTAAGAAAGGAAGGGTGCTCTTACAGGTCCATAAGAGAGCAAACGGGTCTTGCTCTATCGACGATTAGAAGGATCATCGTGGAGCAAGAGGTCGTGACGGCATGA
- a CDS encoding tetratricopeptide repeat protein, producing MSRRRTGAIAIGVGALTAVVLSLVGAKTPVVIGSAAALGVAGGVVAGRKGIGKSADELMESGKSKLENKDFHGAIDDFNKLLDSHPYNADSYYNRGLAKAKLGNNQGAIEDYSKAIEINPLHAIAYTKRGNAKFDLKDHQGALIDCSKAIEIDDNNAEFFFNRGFPKLKLEDQEGTKSDWFKAAALGDKHASICLRDLFYSHSQSMIDAQSDDLTEVERHSRRCLLLEDFDPLEAIDGYLTLLSIEPSNAEHYISIGKLKRRIGDNEGALIDLSTAIELDPKSSTAYGERGLVKSIMEDYMGAINDYNHCLCVKREKVLEKRYQTFIKRLLGDLLRQNTDINPKDSLNYTYRAASKCSEGDYQGAIEDYTKALELDSKNSLAYMFRGACHDLSGDSKAALDDYSESIELNPSNADIYYTRGVTLRDSGDDIGALSDFTLTIKLDRWNALAYRNRGNLHFRHSELKSACCDWNEASDLGDEIAKGLLEEHCDSCELQTTSYQFAKLGDENFDDDYASAIDAYSKALEINPNVEIYLMRAAAKVELEDLEGAMYDYEKALEINPYCHDAYFYRGISKEDLGDYPGAIDDFTKAIDISPDIRSYMNRASLKSDLGDYQGAISDYTKVLEIDPYEDEIRFIVGAYNRRGEAKARINDREGALEDFTESIEIDPENIYAYINRILVKKELGDLNGACEDWKKAAELGNQYPYMKVRLENNKEVTKFVTEHCQ from the coding sequence ATGTCCCGTCGTCGTACTGGTGCCATTGCGATAGGGGTTGGTGCTCTTACTGCTGTTGTGTTGTCTCTAGTAGGAGCAAAGACACCAGTGGTTATTGGGAGTGCTGCTGCCTTAGGAGTCGCTGGTGGGGTTGTTGCTGGTCGTAAGGGGATTGGAAAGAGTGCTGATGAATTGATGGAAAGCGGAAAATCAAAGTTAGAAAATAAGGATTTTCATGGGGCGATTGATGATTTCAATAAGTTATTAGATAGTCACCCTTACAATGCTGATTCATATTATAATCGTGGACTTGCTAAAGCAAAATTAGGCAATAATCAAGGAGCAATTGAAGATTACAGCAAAGCAATTGAAATAAATCCTTTACATGCTATTGCGTATACAAAAAGAGGTAATGCTAAGTTTGACTTAAAGGATCATCAAGGAGCACTTATTGACTGCAGCAAAGCAATTGAAATAGATGACAATAATGCTGAATTCTTCTTTAATCGAGGATTCCCAAAGTTGAAGTTGGAAGATCAAGAAGGGACCAAATCGGACTGGTTTAAAGCAGCAGCATTAGGAGATAAGCATGCAAGTATTTGTTTGAGAGATTTATTTTATAGTCACTCTCAAAGTATGATAGATGCTCAATCTGATGACCTAACAGAAGTTGAAAGGCACTCAAGGCGGTGCCTTCTCCTAGAGGATTTTGATCCTCTGGAGGCAATTGATGGATACTTAACACTACTAAGTATCGAACCTTCTAATGCCGAACACTATATCTCTATCGGCAAGTTAAAAAGGAGAATAGGAGACAATGAAGGGGCGTTGATTGATTTAAGCACGGCGATTGAACTTGACCCGAAGAGTTCTACTGCTTATGGAGAGCGTGGTCTTGTAAAGAGCATAATGGAAGACTATATGGGAGCAATTAATGACTATAATCATTGCTTATGTGTTAAAAGAGAGAAAGTGCTTGAGAAGCGTTATCAAACTTTTATCAAGAGATTACTGGGTGATCTTTTAAGGCAAAATACAGATATCAATCCAAAGGATTCGCTTAACTATACTTATCGTGCTGCGAGTAAATGTAGTGAAGGTGATTATCAAGGCGCTATAGAAGATTATACTAAAGCACTAGAATTAGACAGTAAGAACTCTTTGGCATATATGTTCAGAGGTGCTTGCCATGATTTAAGTGGAGATTCAAAAGCAGCGCTTGATGATTATTCAGAATCCATAGAACTGAATCCCTCTAATGCAGATATCTATTACACCCGTGGAGTTACATTAAGGGACTCCGGTGATGATATAGGTGCACTTTCAGATTTTACCCTAACTATTAAATTAGACAGATGGAATGCATTAGCATATAGGAATCGAGGGAATCTCCACTTTAGACATTCAGAATTAAAAAGTGCTTGTTGCGATTGGAATGAAGCGTCAGACTTAGGAGATGAAATAGCAAAAGGGTTATTAGAAGAGCATTGTGACTCTTGTGAATTGCAAACCACTTCATATCAATTTGCCAAACTAGGAGATGAAAATTTTGATGATGATTATGCTTCTGCAATAGATGCTTACAGTAAGGCATTGGAAATTAACCCCAATGTTGAGATTTATCTTATGCGTGCTGCTGCAAAAGTTGAATTAGAAGATCTTGAAGGAGCAATGTATGATTATGAGAAGGCATTGGAAATTAATCCATACTGTCACGATGCATATTTCTATCGTGGAATTAGCAAAGAAGATTTAGGAGATTATCCTGGGGCAATTGATGATTTTACCAAGGCAATAGACATCTCTCCTGATATACGTAGTTACATGAATCGTGCCTCTCTTAAATCAGATCTTGGTGATTACCAAGGGGCAATTTCTGATTATACGAAAGTATTAGAAATTGACCCTTATGAAGATGAAATACGTTTCATCGTAGGTGCATATAATCGCCGTGGAGAAGCAAAAGCAAGGATTAATGATAGAGAAGGAGCATTAGAGGATTTTACTGAATCTATTGAAATCGACCCAGAGAACATATATGCCTATATAAATCGAATATTAGTTAAAAAAGAACTAGGAGACCTCAATGGAGCATGTGAGGACTGGAAGAAAGCAGCAGAACTTGGCAATCAATATCCATATATGAAGGTGCGGTTGGAAAACAATAAAGAAGTAACCAAGTTTGTGACGGAGCACTGTCAGTGA